A DNA window from Jaculus jaculus isolate mJacJac1 chromosome 1, mJacJac1.mat.Y.cur, whole genome shotgun sequence contains the following coding sequences:
- the Deaf1 gene encoding deformed epidermal autoregulatory factor 1 homolog isoform X3, translating to MEDSDSAAKQLGLAEAAAVAAAAAVAAAAAAAAEGEAEEPVLSRDEDSEEDADSEAERETRRVTAVAVMAAESGHMDMGAEALPGPDEAAAAAAFAEVTTVTVANVGASADNVFTTSVANAASISGHVLSGRTALQIGDSLNTEKATLIVVHTDGSIVETTGLKGPAAPLTPGPQSPPTPLAPGQEKGGTKYNWDPSVYDSELPVRCRNISGTLYKSRLGSGGRGRCIKQGENWYSPTEFEAMAGRASSKDWKRSIRYAGRPLQCLIQDGILNPHAASCTCAACCDDMTLSGPVRLFVPYKRRKKENELPTTPVKKDSPKNITLLPATAATTFTVTPSGQITTSGALTFDRASTVEATAVISESPAQGDVFAGATVQEASVQPPCRVGHPEPHYPGYQDSCQIAPFPEAALPTSHPKIVLTSLPALAVPPSTPTKAVSPSVVNGLEMSDQRSWLYLEEMVNSLLNTAQQLKTLFEQAKQASSCRDAAVTQARMQADAERKEDWKDHQHVCGQSPAVTVQAEEVHVEESVIEKVAV from the exons ATGGAGGACTCGGACTCGGCCGCAAAGCAGCTGGGCCTGGCcgaggcggcggcggtggcggccgcGGCCGCTGTAGCGGCGGCGGCCGCGGCCGCAGCTGAAGGCGAGGCGGAGGAGCCAGTGTTAAGCAGAGACGAGGACTCGGAGGAGGACGCGGATTCTGAAGCTGAGCGCGAGACGCGGCGGGTCACGGCAGTGGCGGTGATGGCGGCCGAGTCGGGGCACATGGACATGGGCGCCGAGGCCCTGCCAGGCCCCGATGAGGCTGCCGCGGCTgcagccttcgcag AAGTGACCACAGTGACAGTGGCAAACGTGGGGGCCTCTGCAGACAACGTCTTCACTACATCAGTGGCGAATGCCGCATCAATATCAGGACACGTCCTG TCTGGTAGAACAGCCCTTCAGATCGGGGACAGCCTGAACACTGAGAAAGCCACACTGATCGTCGTCCACACGGATGGGAGCATTGTGGAGACCACCGGGCTGAAGGGCCCAGCAGCACCTCTCACTCCAG GTCCTCAGTCCCCTCCAACCCCATTAGCACCTGGCCAGGAGAAAGGTGGCACCAAGTACAACTGGGACCCCTCAGTATATGACAGTGAGCTGCCCGTGCGCTGCCGGAACATCAGCGGCACTCTCTACAAGAGCAGGCTTGGCTCAG GTGGCCGGGGGCGGTGCATCAAGCAGGGGGAGAACTGGTACAGCCcaactgagtttgaagccatggCAGGAAGAGCCAGCAGCAAAGACTGGAAGAGAAGCATCCGCTATGCTGGCAGACCTCTGCAGTGCCTCATCCAG GATGGGATTTTGAACCCTCATGCTGCCTCATGCACCTGTGCTGCCTGCTGTGATGACATGACCCTG AGTGGCCCTGTCAGGCTCTTCGTCCCCTACAAGAGGCGCAAGAAGGAGAATGAGCTGCCTACAACTCCGGTTAAGAAAGACTCCCCCAAAAACATCACGCTGCTTCCTGCCACGGCAGCTACCACCT TCACTGTGACGCCCTCAGGACAGATCACTACCTCTGGGGCACTGACTTTTGACCGGGCGTCCACTGTAGAGGCCACTGCTGTCATATCTGAGAGCCCAGCCCAGGGTGACGTCTTTGCAGGAGCCACAG TACAAGAGGCCAGTGTGCAGCCCCCCTGCAGAGTCGGCCACCCTGAACCGCACTACCCCGGCTATCAGGACAGCTGTCAGATTGCCCCGTTCCCAGAAGCTGCGTTGCCCACATCGCATCCCAAAATAG TCCTGACATCCCTGCCCGCCCTGGCGGTgccaccctccacccccaccaaAGCTGTCTCCCCGTCAGTGGTCAATGGGCTGGAGATGTCGGATCAGCGGAGCTGGCTGTACCTGGAAGAGATGGTCAATTCCTTGCTCAACACAGCCCAGCAGCTGAAGACATTGTTCGAACAGGCCAAACAGGCCAGCTCCTGCCGGGACGCTGCCGTGACCCAGGCCAGAATGCAGGCTGATGCAGAGCGGAAAGAG